The DNA window ATATGGTCTTGATATTTTTTCCTTAAATGCTCCTTTATTGGGATGGGCAAGTATTATTCCTCTATTATCAGTTAGTTCTATATCAATTATATGAATCTCTAAAGTTGAACCAGGAAGAGCTCCCTTAATAAATATATTTCCTGTTATGGCATTTAATTCAGAGGAATCGTCAGAAAGAATATTTGAAAAATTCCGTCTCTTGCCAAATCTGTTATGGGTTTCAACTTTAAAGGGTTGGCCTGGTGAAATATATTCTGCTATAGGGTTTTTCCTGCTAAAGGAATATACCAGATTTTTCTGAGAAATGATTTTCATCTTATTCTTTTTTAAATAAGTTATAATTGTATATATTTTACCTTGACAATAAGATACCGATTGTTTAAATTATACATAATACAAAAATCTAAAAATATCAATATTTTATTTATAGGAATAAAGATGGCAATCACACATCCGAATTTAAAAGAGGTGGTTTATAAAGAATTAAAGAAGATGATCATATCCCATAAGATGGAGCCGGGAATAAAGCTTCACGAGGAACATCTTGCTGAAGAGTTAGGTGTTAGCAGAACCCCTATTAGAGAGGCCTTGAGCAAATTGGAGCAAGAAGGAATCGTAAAAATTATTCCAAGGAGAGGGGCTTATATTGTTAAATTATCCAAGGAAGAGATAGAGGAAATACTTACCATAAGGGAGTTTTTAGAGGCATTAGCAGTCCGTCTTTCTATTCAGCATATAAATGGTGATGTGATAAAAAAGATAAAAGAGTGTTTTCAAGACTCAAAAGGAAATCCTATTGAGGATGATCCTTTAATAGCCCATAAAGCAGATGTAAAATTTCATGATATT is part of the Nitrospinota bacterium genome and encodes:
- a CDS encoding GntR family transcriptional regulator encodes the protein MAITHPNLKEVVYKELKKMIISHKMEPGIKLHEEHLAEELGVSRTPIREALSKLEQEGIVKIIPRRGAYIVKLSKEEIEEILTIREFLEALAVRLSIQHINGDVIKKIKECFQDSKGNPIEDDPLIAHKADVKFHDIILDTARSTKLTELMNNIYGHIQMLRYRVLTLPGKARKSLKEHLKILDSLEKRDADLAERYMREHIKNVKNDVLTTLKEG